The Plutella xylostella chromosome 11, ilPluXylo3.1, whole genome shotgun sequence genome contains the following window.
aacccgctgtggaccagcgtggtgggaaatggtccaagcttagaaaggcagcttagaccttggggatatgcacattgcacaaaggtcccattcgagagagccaggtgcaggtactttcACCTCCTACAGATagaagaatagaatataatagaacatacatctctgcaggaactcagctggatgctaagtggccttaatgctgcttgcaacgtgtaggcctccgtatgaacttaggcaagacaaaagtcatgtagaatgttcacataaaaccggagccggtgatcgttcgtgagacaactatcgaagttgtgccATAATATGACTGACCTGAGGCAGACagattcggctaggcagaagcaacttcgacaaggaggctgaaaggcgcatccaatagtcttcaaccattgcaccctgccagttatgacatatggtgcagagacgtggacactgacactgtgggactggtccaccgatttaaagtcactcaacgtgctatggagagagctatgcttggggtttctctaatggaCGGTATCAGAAAGAGgttatacgtcagaggactaaggttaccaacatagctgtcaaaatatgcaagcttaggcagatagccggtagtggctggattcgaAAGACCGAGgcccgagtgttgtggcgctccttgggagaggcaatgtccagcattggatgattataggctgatgatgatagcatgtacatttcatattcttataccatttaaaatatactatgatttagcataaagttcataaaatattctatcatatcacataatctgtgttaaattacacaacaccatcaaaacctctagcaccacaacctaaagataggtgcgatgacgagaaaagcgaggaggagcggttaagtgcacatgttcatcaaaagcgaagcggggctacatggggagacgctctatgtttaggttttggtgcaaggagttttgactgcgttattattattggcgttatgtagggagacgcttagctgaccaacttgtgcacctaaccgcacctatctttatattttggtgcaaggtgttttgccggtgttgtgtaattcagcacagattatgtcatattatagtatattttatgaattttacataaaatgaacagtatacgaattggatattataccttatgaacatatagatgttataggtaaggtttattatatgttgtgaacgttattagtgtgaaatgaaacattttgttttataaatacgtcgcaatacggaccCCAAAATGCTACTTAGATAATGccatactatattcttatttttttaatagatacTGTCGGTCTTTttttcgttccaatatctatccaaatatttctgccatacatacctgtctaagtttgggtttccctcacagtcttttttaaaaattgcagtggattgattctctcatttccattgtatacagttctttcattgccgtggaagtttgtttcattgccgtgggcctttgtttcattgccgtggacgcttgtttcattgccgtgaacgcaagtttcatcgccgtggcacgaaatttttaatcatccgtatctcgttcagtttttaacttatctgctacccatttagaaagaacactaacattaacaaaaactttaataaaatcgtttttctaatataaaaaaccttaagataaaaaagtccacggaaatgaagattttttaggacttgttgaaatccaccccccaatgttaatggaaagtatcgtaggcggggaccagcagagggttcaccatttagctgaatgttacttagaaaacagccttgagtggcggtcaagttggtccccgcctgcgatactttccattaacattgggacttgttttcatgtttttagcgtacagccgggtttttcgtttgtttataattgtatttttttatttgtaactttttagttgtttttattttatgaaattttacgtcagtagttcatgataattttttatttcaataattttggtgttgttatttaaataccttcaatatgcatatttttataatgtgaaaatcaagccctttcatttgataccttacacggcaaagttgaattattattttttcgatcatcacgttatgtcctctagagggcgctatgtacattttaatagaacgtcacatagcctataaccatcgcgccatcaatacgcttctaacaatacctcatacaccAAAATCTAttaagccgtttaggctacaggagggaacaaagaaacagacatacatacaatcaaaaaacattaccctcctctttcggcagtccggtaaaaaggagtaagacagggggtcattctgaacttttgctctacgagttttagaaattaactttgttggacatgtgactttttaccatggaaaacgaatattttttttcgcgaatttgcaaatctcgtagaacaaaagttgttcagaatgaccccttgagtcatccccttttggcttagtatagcccttttgcgacactatgtatttactttgctttgtcgtcggggttcagttggctggaggatgcccgaaacttattatctacactttaatacttgtagttacctttctacaagtaaataccacatttgtttgagaaagctaatcgggttccgagtatagagtaaagtggcacccctattaatttctactctttcctggtgcctaccagtgtaagtaagaattatacttacttaccctaaaatcacccaaaatgtacttgaacataattgtcaataaagttggcgagtaaaagtttatcgacccactgtgcaaacttacatgtgtgcgtgtcactgcgtgtgctgtgtgaagagcattgaaaacccaaaattggcgcggcacgtcaccctgtacgggcccttaagacAATGCAATGTTGTTTTGTGTTTGCATATCTGGTGGCAATAGAGACAGTAACTTTTGGTCAACTTGTACCCCATTGGTCAAAAGCGAGTTATTGATGGCTGATGCCTGCAAAGGAAAATGATCCTTAAGGGGGTGCTCACTTTTTCGTTCGATAGTACCTACAGTTAGTTGTGATTATGAATATCTTTAGAAATTATAttcattttatgaaattcggTAATTTAACTTTACACGGTGACGACGGACGGAAGGCGATGTGTTACAGTGACTGGTTGGGAATTTTCAATTTCATAATCCCAACCAGTAACAGTGTTACAGTTGTATGTGACACGTTGGGAATGAAGGAAAAAGGTGTTTCAACGAGTAACAGAGTGTGGACTGATGGGAAttttgaacataaaattcctaaCGAGTAACAGTGTGACTGGTTGAGGTGTGACTGGCTGGGAACAAAGGCATTTGTGCATTacgaaaatataaattatcataGCTTTTggacttatttttttattctaatgAGATAGGTAGTTTGActttcaataattaaaaaaaatatcattattagCTTAAATCTTCAGTTTCAGTCTCTATTATTAGGTAAATTAcctattgaaaataataataatgataatcatAAAGGGGCAGGGCAGCTTCAGGCCAGCTGTTGGGTATTAGGGACTCCAGCCATCAGATGACCCCTCATCTTTGGCTTGCCTTTACTTTGGTGTCCAGAACACTGAAGAGGAACAGGATTTCTCACTTTTTGCTCGGCTAGCTTGAGTggtgtttaaataatatattgcgTGACCACAGTGACATGggcatttttattaatagcaTAGCATCTATTTCCAATGAGCTGGTTTCTGACTACATTGGTTCTCATAAATGTGGTTAGTTTAATTAAGATTAATTTCTTTGTAAgtctttgttttttgttttataatttaactctCTCTATTTGTATTAAAGTCATGTGTAGCTCTATTctgtgatcgtaactgatctgaggttaagcaacaactggcacggtcagccattggatgggtgaccgatttcaagtggttcttttctggacgcttccgtgcttcggacggcacgttaagccgtgggtcccggttgctgcttcggcagcagtcgttattaagcctagtcagaggccttcaggcggcttaaaaaacatttgacaGTCGGGTTACACACTTACCCGACAaatctctcagcacaagcttgcttgtgttggggtccaccaacccgcacttggccagcgtggtggactaggcctaaacccttccttcattggaaggagacccgtgccccagcagtggggacgtaatgggtcgtgatgatgtaGCTCTATTTGCGATTagattaagtataattatagcTTTAGTAAACCCTCCCTGTACTACCTAACTAATCTACCTAGAGGTGGAAACTTGTGCAACATAAGTTACCCTGTCTCCtgtctacaaaataaattagttaagttttcTAATAAGTATagttagtaaaataaattaaaaataaaataaataaatagagcAAAAATGCTCGTAGAAGAATGTGTTACCCAGTAAGgttgacatatatatatatatagggaTCTTGACCGATAACTCCATTATATTCTGAGAGCTGTGGAATACCTCTCCATCCATAGTACCTCATCACATGTTGCCTCCTTGCTGCCACGTTTACTTGTAACTATAATCTAAGCAGGGAAAATAATTATGGCtggttggtgtcacatttaatatagaattattttgtaataattcgGCCCCATGAACGCCtaatgcaatttttttagaCATTAAAAGCAATATGCACTACCGTCGGCATAGACTGCGTTTCGGTTCAAAGAAGTGTAACGCTAAAAAAATGAACAAAATCGAGCGCACATTCATATCACTCAGGTTCGAAAGAGCtagaacataaaatacttaaacgtaaattttcctgccaagtgggaattaaaaacgtgttCTGAAAACCTACTCTGCGTAAAATGAAACATGTATGAGCTGCCCctccctagctgaaatcctgggtacgcccttgcgATGGATGTGAATTAAACCATAATATATGCGTTAactagctgttatattatgcataatattaagtgttaactagtttaagataGCTTTGTATGATTTATGACATCTTCCAGAAGAATGCAGCTCATAAAAAACGACAGGCCGGTGGCCATCTATCGGACGATTTCGGAACTTTTAAACTGTCAAGGAAAATCTCCCATTCCGTGCATGCACTAACTAGTATTGTTCTCGATAGGTAGAAATCGCCGGGAAGAATGTTATAGCACTTGGCTTTTCGTAGTTGCGTATTTGCCAAACCGATAAATTTACTgccgtaggtacttatattgttTGCCTATAGTCCTATACAATACAAAGCCTATTTGCCAATTACAGTCTGCAATGGAAGTTTTGGCAAATGCGTGTAGCCAAGTGACGGGCGGCATAATGAATGTGCCAGCGCGTGGCGCGGCCTCTAGCTCCGCGCCGTCGCTTCCTCTCTACTCTACCGCCATCATCTTCACGACTCATcgcgtccccactgctggggcacgtctccttccaaagaaggaagggttttaggcctagtcctcTCTACCTCCAGCTTGCGACAAAgggggaaaaaatataatgaatttgtaaaataaaaataaaataaagcatgAGTACCTACTACCTGACATTTCATTGACAAATACTCATGTCTGCTCAATAAAGTTTggttttcaaaatatattgaTTTGAGGGCATGATCAAAGcgctcatgctatattttaccaAGAGTAAGTGTAAGagtatttaatgtatttttacttaacttattcattagttataaaatatattgcaTTAAGTCATGTTAACCAACAAGTAGAAACAGtacgtacctaataatattaacagtaacaattatttatacaaagtaggtaGTAATGGGAAATTTTATAGCAGCTCTTAAATTGccctacacacacacacacgcactcacgccttgtactaatgtactcccttgcggggtaggcagaggtgcattgctgcacccacttttaaATTGccctattaaaataaatatatcgtaactaaacatttttttattcaggcACAGGTCTCAAGGTCCTCTTGCATGTCGGCGCGTGTCTCGCGTGCAGCCGGGGGGGGGGGGCGTGTGCCGCTCCCAGCGCCGAGGGCAGCTAGGGGCGAGCTGCAGGGACGCCGGTGTGAACTAACTGGATATGTATGTACAGTTGACGTCTTCTGCTATATGTTTTCTTACAAGTGTCACACTGAAATCGGTTTTCGCCAATGTGAATTGACTGGATGTGTCTAATCAAACATCTTTTCTGGctaaatgttttcttgcaaGTGTCACACTCAACTGACTTTTGACCAGTGTGAAGGGACTTGTGTTGACTCAAATTGCTTGAATGCCTAAACGATTTCTGGCAAATATTACACTTGAATGGTTTTTCGCCTGTGTGAATTAGGTTGGGTTCATTCAAACCTCTACCttgataaaaagttttcttgcTCGTTCCACACTCATATTTTAATATCGCCAGTGTGAATTAACTTGTGAACTTTCAAATCTCTTTGTCGATAAAAAGTCTTTTTGCAAATATCACACTCAAATGGCTTTTCGCCAATGTGAATTGACATGTGCCAGTTCAAACTACTTCGATGATTAAAAGTTTTCTTGCAGGTGTCACACTCAAATGGCTTTTCACCAGTGTGAACTAACTTGTGACTTTTCAAACTACTTTTTCGGTCAAAAGTTTTCTTGCAAATGTCGCACTCAAACGGCTTTTCGGCAGAGTGAATTAACTTGTGTCTCTTGAAATAGTACAGGtctgtaaatattttcttgCAAATTTCACATTCAAATGGCTCTTCACCAGTATGAATTAATTCGTGTTGTGTTAAACGGTATTTACGCTTAAATCTTTTCTGACAATATTTACACTTGAAAGGAAAATCGCCAGTGTGCATTAGCTCGTGTTGTCTTAAAGAGCTAAGATGCCTGAATGATTTCTTGCAAGTATTACACTCGTATGGTTTATCGCCAGTGTGAATGAGATTATGCATTTTCAAGGTGAAAGGGTCTctaaatgttttcttgcaaATTGTACACACACATGGATTCTGGCCAGAGTGAATTAACTGGTGTCTGGTCAAATGACCTAATTGACGAAATGTTTTCTGGCAAGTTGCACACTCgaatggcttttcgccagtATGAATTAACCTGTGTAGATTCAATTTACTTAAAGAATTAAATCTTTTATTGCAGGTATCACACTCGAATGCCCCCTTATGAACCAactttttacatttttcaacGTAAGCGGAGGCTTTAGTTGAGTGAGTGGTCTCGGTGTGTGTGCTCGTGTTATGTTCACTATACGCTTCAGTGGTGGGGAACAACACTgcacactgagcacagtaaCAGGTATTGTCCAATAGAGATGTATAACAGTCAGTTAGAATAATTTTAAGCTGCAAACACTGTTCAAATTCACAATACTGTTTACTTATCTTGCTTCTACCTGCTTCGGAGTTTATTGCCGCTGCCAAACCGGAATCAGGCTTTAGTTTCTCTTCattattaataacataattagcTACTTTGTCTGACGCATCTACATGTATCTTGCCGAGTATAATTCTGTTTCTGTAAAATGGCAACTCCTTTGATACAGCATTTTCTGATTCTTTCTTTATATCAGAAACTAAAATTTCAGATTCAGTCAAATTGTAGTTTTCAACAGTTGATGTGTCATCCATGTCCGTAGATAACACGTCAGGTTTGACATCTGTGTCATGCGCGCGGCACACGGTAGGAGGACTCCCACTGTTCTCCTCCAAAGTGCAACCCAGTTGGTAATCCTGTCTCATTGGAATTTCATTCCTTGTTGGGGTTTCTGAAAGGTACAGGTTGGGTTTAAATGATTGATGAATACCTTTATGGTGAATGTGAATGtgttatcaaataaaaatcagAAAAGAGACTTGAGAAAGTTGTGAGGATTTTAACAGTTTTAGGAACAGCATTTTTCAACTTTCTTATTGTATACCTGAGGCCTAACATCGGAAAAGGTGTCAGTGCTTCGCTGCAGCCCTTTGCTAACCAGCACAGATGATATTGATGGGAATAAGTAAGTTATAATGAAAACAAAGCAGATAATGAGGGCCAAATgtctatggcgccatgacctgcaagagcagccattgatgaaatatatactgatgtgtagtagcccatgactacagtatatcctggtgtaaactttattattatgaggcatgggataacgaaaataaataagtgctgaaagatcaagtcttcgtactgtactagatgtttCCCTCAAAGTCCTCaaactaagtataatttataaaagaagttagatttaaaaaatatttttccctcatTATCCCTGAATAAAAATAGATGTTTTTTAGTGAGTTGGCTGGTGGCTGGTTGGTTTGTGGCTGCAAAGTGGGTCAGATTTGGCTATTCTCTTTTATATGGAATgccgtttcttaaatcgagattggacacttaatctagatttaactCTTTGGTGCATTTCACCCTTAGTCAACAGAACTGGTAAGTATCATACCTTCACTGACATCAAAATCAATGATTTCCCGTTTGAGGATGACAAGATCTGGAAACACGCTCCTCAAGGCGGGGTCGTCCAACAGATCATGCTCCTCTATGTCTATGTCATCCTCCATCTTATACTGCTCTCCTGTACTACTGAAACACGAAATATATGCAGacttatagagcttccactatgttattgtattttagacgtttccttatgtctgctAAGAAAAGTTGGttcctttgcagtcgtcaaatatgtatggaatttcgaatgtcaaaaaaccaataatataatggaccgAGTATAAGTAGATTATAAAATGGTCTGACATGATGCACAAAGCCAACTAAATAAAGATAAtgcaaggaagaagaagaagtagaTTATTAATTACTTCAAATAAGTATATATCTACTATCTAGCATTTGTTATGATGCTGGCAGCAGAATCATCCTGTACAAAGAGATGTACCTAATAAGGGAAAACAGTGAAAACCTTAAAATTGAGAAGAATTGCTTTCAGATATTTCAACAGATATTTAGGTCAatagcaaatataatatagttacCTAGTTCGTTTAAATTTAGTGgcatttttttgtgaaattcattcataatgcacctacttacctagtattttttatcagaTCCCTACTTATATAGTGCATTTTAAAACATGTGCAACGTCACCACATCAACTGAGCCTTCAGCCACTCACCACACTGCATTCTGTCGCATATTCACTCTTGTGTGTACGCAGCATACATGTCACTTAGCAAACAAATGGAGGAAAAAGCTAACCTCAACACtagaagtaaataattatgaaggttttataaaactattcttACCCAATGGAAAGCGAAACTTTTTTCATAAGGCTATCGGTGAAATTAGCATTTATAAGCTTTGAGGGTGCTAATagttaagaatatttttaggtttttgaCCAAAACATATCCAAATACCAATGACGAAGGGCAAAGTCGTCAATGTCGTCCAGGGGGGGGTCACtgccttaatggctgaacttttagtagaaggtagcggcatctctttatattactcttattaccaaaaaagatgtaagatggcgttatgaacaagaccatagaacaataacaagacacatagataagtagtatttgaatgtcAACATTGTCGTGATCTATGgctattatgaagaaattgcgtgtcagtgtcagttcagttgtcttacaatgtctcgcaaataacatttttgtaataaaagcctATACTCCCGGTATActtatcgttatttataaattttatatacctacaaataaaaataaacatggtgtgttaagaaaaagcatctttatccgcaaaaagtgtttttatgaaattcttgtgacctgacagattccatatggatccgttccatgtggttccacggcactggcaaagagcgatcgacatcttcatatccgctgaagattaaaatactatgtgtaccaaactgataaatgtcgtcaaagatttgcctcgcgaggataaatgatgcactattggacgaaatgactttatcaccacaagtgacaagatttgcttctcttgggaaacataaactaacaaaacattaagtggttttcatggtgaaaggaataaaaaaggaatacacacacccactcgcatattattttacaagtgacatgaacaaaactgaactgaaacattgttatatgcgaggtaataaagaattatataataatttgttttttatttattgttgcatgtaggtaggtacataaatagattgaacttacatttagctaataaatgtaataactgttgtgtgtaactacgttaaggcaaatatgtcttatatctttatagattgaagttaatagccggatccccaccagacgatccaacgcgatccgatcgcgcgatccaagaattcttacatactaaacttcttggatcaggcgatcggatcgcattggatcgtttggtggagatccggctattaacttgtgataacaatatctatatatatacagggtgtcccaacagggcaccctgtatgtatgtacaatgaggctgagaaatataaagagatggcgtggcgctgttcagtatgacgtatagagtatgacaaaaaactcctcGAGATGCCACTCTTTTcagaattgtttattttttctctatgatgtcgtcATTGCCAAATACCGAAATATGACCGAAATACAAGCCAAGCTGTCATGTCATGTCATTGACATTTTGTTGTAAATGAAAGTACTCTGTGGTTGATGTATTAGTTTCAcagattaaatatttaatttttacctCAACACCACCGCGCACCGCGCCGGACTGCTGCCTCACCCGAGGCCTCACACATGTTCCTTCTTGAGAGCTTCAACTTGCTGGTATTCTCGAGAGAAAGCaagataaaaaattaaaagtacctacctatttaaaaaaaggaaCATTCATAACACCATTAAGGTCGTCTTGCACAacatgagccgttttccttgacagctgtcagttgagtttatgggtaagccgatagatggcgtgaaaacgtagtgtaccaactgtcaaaaattacatagagagcaaagagtactaaactcagaataagaactcactagttgtgatggtggtagcgcgagccacaGATTAGACGAGCCGTCCTTCCGAGCCGATATGTGGCTTGtggtggcttgggatagtgctaagtattctgtgaatagttctacccgcgcgAGAAcagattttctatttttatttatacgtaggatcccaaagaaatactttCAAGACAAGATGAGACTGAATGCCGtcgcaacttgtaaaaatataggAAATGGATTAAGGCGACTCGGATAAATGTGCGAAAAATTGATTATAAACTGCGAAAACATTCATGGTTGTGTTCGGATCATTTCCTACCAAGTGAttttcattcatcatcatcatcatcagcctatagcagtccactgttggacgtAAGCCTCTCCCAATGCAGGCCACTgtatgcgatctttagctttccgcatccaatcataaagccacctttcgcaagtcgtcaccccatctagccggagggcgtcccacactgcgattgcctagtcgcggcctccactctAGAACACGTTTagccccatcggtcatcggttcttcgacagatgtgaccagcccactgccacttaagcttactaactcggtgagctatgtcggtgactttagttctctgtcggattacttcgttccggatgcgacctttcagagagactccaagcataactctttccatagctcgctgagtgACATTCAGTTTGTGAACCAGTCCCACTGTAAGTGTCCACGTTTCAGCTCCATAGGTCATAACCGGTAGGACACACTGATCAATTCATTCaggtaagtaaaataattcgcGGTAATGTAAATTGACCATTGTTACATAACATGATATATTGTGTAGGTAGCAATCTAACATAATAAGCACTCAAGAGTTGCCCAACATGACCCATCAAGTAGGCTTGggtttaaattcattaaaaaggATTTCAGCTGCATGTAGAGGTAAGTACAAACTTATAGTTTTTCACATTTTATATGCACTAGGCTGCTTGCTCagtcagtacctacctacacctatatttatcataatataatcttaatttattattaatcacTTACTTTTCTAACAAAGAAGATGAAAGGAAAATGCGGTTCCTTCACTTCAATATTTTCTTGGACTACACCCCAATACACCTagagaaaatataaataatgtactctgtaaatactacttatagtgccacaatcttatctgttccggtggtcaaaatgtgcaactaacgatacgtcattgtcaaacgtcatttcatactctgtgcgttatttgagttgtcaatttctgcgaagaggctgacgctacgttatttaatttgttttgtgattttctgggtgaaataatgccaaaagcgctgtaatgtgatgcaagaaaagtagtactatgtatattggcttttatgcaggaagaataacatattcaggcgcctttaattccgtttgaaaaattggaagaacaagttgcagcggctacaggttagtgttgccaaatatgacgaataattttacccatatactccatgtaattttattaaatattttcccgagagcggagaggcccgtgccccagcagtggggacgggatgggtcgtgaatAGTCGTGATACTCttgatgaaaagtatataatcttaatttttctttgattacaggtgtgaggacgtgacatgatactttaaatcttaggcaatataccaagaagaatttctcgcacctgcagcgattttagacgaaataatgatgatttatgacatgtcattgttttcccaacctatcaagagttggctgaaagaaattgctttttggcaattagcctttggaaggagacccgtgccccagcagtggggacgtgatgggtcgtgatgatgatgttgatgaattaacctttgcacactgtctgaatttcttttaattgtatgctcttgtttctatttactttaa
Protein-coding sequences here:
- the LOC125489140 gene encoding zinc finger protein 681-like isoform X1 encodes the protein MKKVSLSIGFSSTGEQYKMEDDIDIEEHDLLDDPALRSVFPDLVILKREIIDFDVSEETPTRNEIPMRQDYQLGCTLEENSGSPPTVCRAHDTDVKPDVLSTDMDDTSTVENYNLTESEILVSDIKKESENAVSKELPFYRNRIILGKIHVDASDKVANYVINNEEKLKPDSGLAAAINSEAGRSKISKQYCEFEQCLQLKIILTDCYTSLLDNTCYCAQCAVLFPTTEAYSEHNTSTHTETTHSTKASAYVEKCKKLVHKGAFECDTCNKRFNSLSKLNLHRLIHTGEKPFECATCQKTFRQLGHLTRHQLIHSGQNPCVCTICKKTFRDPFTLKMHNLIHTGDKPYECNTCKKSFRHLSSLRQHELMHTGDFPFKCKYCQKRFKRKYRLTQHELIHTGEEPFECEICKKIFTDLYYFKRHKLIHSAEKPFECDICKKTFDRKSSLKSHKLVHTGEKPFECDTCKKTFNHRSSLNWHMSIHIGEKPFECDICKKTFYRQRDLKVHKLIHTGDIKI
- the LOC125489140 gene encoding zinc finger protein 681-like isoform X2 — encoded protein: MKKVSLSIGSTGEQYKMEDDIDIEEHDLLDDPALRSVFPDLVILKREIIDFDVSEETPTRNEIPMRQDYQLGCTLEENSGSPPTVCRAHDTDVKPDVLSTDMDDTSTVENYNLTESEILVSDIKKESENAVSKELPFYRNRIILGKIHVDASDKVANYVINNEEKLKPDSGLAAAINSEAGRSKISKQYCEFEQCLQLKIILTDCYTSLLDNTCYCAQCAVLFPTTEAYSEHNTSTHTETTHSTKASAYVEKCKKLVHKGAFECDTCNKRFNSLSKLNLHRLIHTGEKPFECATCQKTFRQLGHLTRHQLIHSGQNPCVCTICKKTFRDPFTLKMHNLIHTGDKPYECNTCKKSFRHLSSLRQHELMHTGDFPFKCKYCQKRFKRKYRLTQHELIHTGEEPFECEICKKIFTDLYYFKRHKLIHSAEKPFECDICKKTFDRKSSLKSHKLVHTGEKPFECDTCKKTFNHRSSLNWHMSIHIGEKPFECDICKKTFYRQRDLKVHKLIHTGDIKI